The Antedon mediterranea chromosome 7, ecAntMedi1.1, whole genome shotgun sequence genome has a segment encoding these proteins:
- the LOC140055742 gene encoding uncharacterized protein codes for MIPRCLFNVLLLAGYISISVISNVKCEAVLKDTSQVVEDSLQKNRIPRHVTTSDSVHRQQSQFYYVPVQGPPGVPGLPGRTGAPGIAGVLGTSGYPGNNGNHGNEGIAGPPGPPGIKGPKGEIGVEGRCGISGLDGFPGVVGYRGEQGHVGPRGPTGPKGKPGDRGPVGPQGEDGTIGFPGKPGTQGPKGIPGTFTTTNAVNRQYRAFSVALNNNIVANDGDMVIIWEHEFSNIGGDFDMETGVFNVTVSGSYFFTFHVSKTSRQTYPHVQLVKNGENVISAIDYGPNDSDDSSGNSVILTLRKGDVIWMVLHGERELSSNPYKFTTFSGFLIFPMPI; via the exons ATGATACCACGATGCCTCTTTAACGTGCTCTTATTAGCTGGTTATATATCAATTTCAGTAATTTCTAACGTAAAATGTGAAGCTGTGCTGAAGGATACCAGCCAAGTTGTAGAAGATAGTCTGCAAAAGAATCGTATACCGCGTCATGTAACAACGTCCGACTCGGTACATCGTCAGCAATCACAGTTTTATTACGTGCCTGTACAAGGTCCGCCTGGTGTTCCTGGGCTACCAGGACGAACCGGTGCACCTGGAATCGCCGGGGTTTTGGGAACCTCTGGATACCCTGGTAATAATGGTAATCACGGGAATGAAGGAATAGCAGGACCACCGGGCCCACCAGGAATTAAGGGCCCAAAAGGAGAGATCGGTGTTGAAGGACGATGtg GAATATCGGGGTTAGATGGCTTCCCAGGTGTGGTAGGTTATCGTGGAGAGCAAGGACATGTTGGTCCAAGAGGACCTACTGGTCCAAAAGGGAAGCCTGGAGACAGGGGACCGGTTGGACCACAAGGAGAAGATGGTACTATAG GTTTTCCTGGTAAACCTGGAACACAAGGACCTAAAGGAATACCAGGGACGTTTACCACTACAAATGCCGTGAATAGACAGTATCGTGCGTTTTCAGTGGcgctaaataataatatagtagcAAATGATGGTGATATGGTGATTATATGGGAACATGAATTTTCAAATATAGGAGGCGACTTCGATATGGAAACAGGCGTGTTTAACGTTACTGTATCAG GATCATATTTCTTTACCTTCCACGTATCCAAAACATCTCGTCAGACTTATCCACATGTTCAACTTGTGAAAAACG GTGAAAATGTTATTAGTGCTATTGACTATGGACCTAACGATAGCGATGATTCCAGTGGCAATAGTGTCATCTTAACATTACGTAAGGGTGACGTAATCTGGATGGTGTTACACGGAGAGCGTGAACTTTCAAGCAATCCATACAAATTCACTACTTTCTCTGGATTCTTGATTTTTCCAATGCCCATTTAA